One segment of Paraburkholderia bonniea DNA contains the following:
- a CDS encoding sterol desaturase family protein, with translation MFHLIFSSIDGFISTLQTWLYIDVVQPFLFRFDLMGYDEDTYDSLYWVIIGVLEVLTMYVLLRPLEALRPAEQWPSRKAVRVDVIYTWIAKLGLLNLFFFFALQPLFDNVQGWLRLRGIANIEFDNLWPGVTTQPLVTFVMYLLVLDFAGYWYHRWQHRIGVWWELHAVHHSQRQMSLWSDDRNHLLDDLLQASFFAVIALLIGVSPSQFVVLVALTNLAQSVQHANIRLYFGWLGERLIVSPTFHRRHHAIGYGHEGLKYGCNFGVLFPWWDMLFGSASWSRATEPTGIADQLDGRHYGEGFWAQHWLAFKRIGARLVAKRRGPADKDAPAV, from the coding sequence ATGTTCCACCTGATTTTTTCTTCAATCGACGGCTTTATTTCGACGTTGCAAACGTGGCTGTACATCGACGTGGTGCAGCCGTTTTTGTTTCGCTTCGATTTGATGGGCTACGACGAGGACACCTACGACAGCCTGTACTGGGTGATTATCGGCGTGCTCGAAGTGCTGACGATGTATGTGCTGCTGCGCCCGCTGGAAGCGTTGCGCCCTGCCGAGCAATGGCCGAGCCGCAAGGCCGTGCGGGTCGATGTGATTTACACCTGGATCGCCAAGCTGGGCCTCCTGAACCTGTTTTTCTTCTTCGCATTGCAGCCCTTGTTCGACAACGTGCAAGGCTGGTTGCGCCTGCGCGGCATTGCCAACATCGAGTTCGATAACCTTTGGCCTGGCGTGACGACCCAGCCGCTGGTGACTTTCGTGATGTATCTGCTGGTGCTGGATTTCGCCGGTTACTGGTATCACCGCTGGCAGCATCGCATTGGCGTCTGGTGGGAGCTGCATGCGGTGCATCATAGCCAGCGCCAGATGTCGCTGTGGTCGGATGACCGCAATCATTTACTGGACGATTTGCTGCAGGCATCGTTTTTCGCCGTTATCGCGCTGCTGATTGGCGTGTCGCCGTCACAGTTCGTGGTGCTGGTGGCGCTCACTAATCTCGCGCAGAGCGTGCAGCACGCCAATATCCGGCTGTATTTCGGCTGGCTGGGCGAGCGCTTGATTGTCAGCCCGACGTTTCATCGGCGTCATCACGCGATTGGCTATGGTCACGAAGGTTTGAAGTACGGCTGTAATTTCGGTGTGCTGTTTCCATGGTGGGACATGCTGTTTGGCAGCGCCTCCTGGAGCCGTGCCACCGAGCCAACCGGCATCGCTGACCAGCTTGATGGCCGGCACTATGGCGAGGGCTTCTGGGCCCAGCACTGGCTGGCATTCAAGCGCATCGGCGCGCGTCTGGTGGCAAAGCGCCGTGGCCCGGCAGATAAAGATGCGCCCGCTGTCTGA
- a CDS encoding EI24 domain-containing protein — protein sequence MNDLLRSFGRALSSVLHPRMLWLTLLPFALAAIVWGGVFWLSWQMLTGVARVWLDGWSFTTALYHLFDWFGFSSLRSVMAPFLVMVLAIPLIVVTVLLLIATVSMPGVVRYLSVRRFSGLEMRRGGTWYGGLAYALWTTLVCVVLLVLTLPLWLVPPFFALIPPLLWGWLTYRVMTYDALALHASREERLALVQRYRWPLLLIGIVSGLLGTLPSLLWISSIWFIALFPLITLAMMWVYALILVFSALWFGEYCLRALQRMRGQNPDWLDPPLQQPPQLPQLPS from the coding sequence ATGAATGATCTGTTGCGCTCATTTGGCCGTGCGCTTTCCAGCGTGCTTCATCCGCGCATGCTCTGGCTGACCTTGCTGCCGTTCGCGCTGGCCGCGATCGTCTGGGGCGGGGTGTTCTGGCTTTCGTGGCAGATGCTGACGGGTGTTGCCCGTGTCTGGCTCGATGGCTGGTCGTTCACGACGGCGTTGTACCACCTGTTCGACTGGTTCGGCTTTAGCTCGCTGCGCTCGGTGATGGCACCGTTTCTGGTGATGGTGCTGGCGATTCCGCTGATCGTCGTGACGGTGTTGCTGCTGATCGCCACGGTGTCGATGCCTGGTGTGGTGCGTTATCTGTCGGTGCGGCGCTTCTCCGGGCTGGAGATGCGGCGTGGCGGCACCTGGTATGGCGGCCTCGCGTATGCGCTATGGACCACGCTGGTTTGTGTCGTGCTGCTGGTGTTGACGCTGCCGTTATGGCTGGTGCCGCCGTTTTTTGCATTGATCCCGCCGCTGCTCTGGGGCTGGCTGACTTATCGCGTGATGACGTATGACGCACTCGCGCTGCACGCCAGCCGCGAGGAGCGGCTGGCGCTCGTGCAGCGTTACCGCTGGCCGTTGTTGCTGATCGGTATTGTCAGCGGGTTGCTGGGTACGCTGCCGTCATTGCTGTGGATCTCATCTATCTGGTTTATCGCGCTGTTTCCTTTGATTACGCTGGCGATGATGTGGGTGTACGCGTTGATTCTGGTTTTTTCGGCGCTCTGGTTTGGTGAATATTGCTTGCGCGCATTGCAGCGGATGCGCGGCCAGAACCCGGACTGGCTGGATCCGCCCCTGCAGCAACCGCCGCAGTTGCCGCAGTTGCCGTCCTGA
- the hrpA gene encoding ATP-dependent RNA helicase HrpA, with translation MSNVPKSPAPASPNLPPDARQRKPGPGGSAASSPPVSRPPRQPRPTRETTAPRVPHPPRAPRVAVVPNPVPPITFPEALPVSGRRDEIAQAIAQHQVVIVCGETGSGKTTQLPKICLALGRGLGAGGTGLIGHTQPRRIAASATGRRIAEELGTPFGEVVGYKVRFTDNLAAGASVKLMTDGILLAETQTDPLLRAYDTLIIDEAHERSLNIDFLLGYLREILSKRPDLKLIVTSATIDAERFAQHFSQAGKPAPVIEVSGRLYPVEIRYRPVVEDSPAVKAAEGSASRDRARPAQRAPGKDRDLMEAIVDAVDELCRVGPGDVLVFLPGEREIRDAAEALRKHHPAHTEILPLFARLSAADQERVFRASNARRIVLATNVAETSLTVPGIRYVVDTGLARVKRYSYRNKVEQLQVEPIAQAAANQRAGRCGRVADGVCIRLYEENDFQARARFADPEILRSSLAAVILRMKSLHLSAIETFPFIEPPPGRAIADGYQLLNELGAMDDSNALTPLGRELARLPLDPRVGRMILAARDQQALREVLIIASALSVQDPRDRPVEAQEQADQAHRRFADERSEFLQWLKIWAWFDEAIAHKKSNRQLGEACRANFLSQLRLREWRDVHAQLLTVVREHGWRLNDTEATFEQIHLALLTGLLGNIGLKADDEPYYLGARGIKFYLWPGSALVKKAGRWVIAAELVETSRLYARCLAKIEPEWLERVGGHLLKKSLSEPHWEKRAAQVSAYERAVLHGLPVYHRRRVSFGRQDPVRARELFIRGALVEGEFDTKLPFFAHNRKLLAEIEQLEHKSRRQDVLVDDELIFAFYDQALPPGIYTGAAFERWYRDEIVKSGQPEGRSRLLFLSRDDLMRHEAAGVTTDLFPKRMTMAGVEMGLTYHFEPGSPRDGVTLAVPLYALNQVDTRRCEWLVTGMLKEKTQLLLKSLPQKLRRHCVPLPEYAAGFVERMGGARFGAGGLLETLIADIREQTQVALKSSDFKLETLPAHLFMNFKVIDEHGRQLAMGRNLAQLRAELGGQAQQHFQKITTGAAGLALADAALVLRPGESVAGGMAGTAGKGGVPVTAGPGRRQSEPKTIAPAATGEPSTALYEKLTTWSFGKLPELLEIRRGGQTLYGYPALVDRGAHCDVEVFDSPDEAARIHRAGLRRLFALQLKEPIRYLEKNLPGLREMALQFMPRASQEELRDQLVDTALDRACLQAPLPDDDASFALRRDEGRSRLTLLAQEIARLGGQILNEYAALGKKLVQAKPYAAAHADLQNQLDGLLGKRFIIDTPYAQLAHFPRYLKGIALRIDKLKADPARDARQFAEFQPLLQQYQRALAQRGGVLDARLGEFRWLLEELRISLFAQELRTPMPVSVKRMHKVWESMQR, from the coding sequence ATGTCGAATGTACCCAAAAGTCCCGCTCCGGCGAGCCCGAATCTGCCGCCTGATGCCCGACAACGCAAGCCTGGCCCTGGTGGCTCGGCCGCGAGTTCCCCTCCGGTGTCACGTCCTCCCCGTCAGCCTCGTCCTACCCGCGAAACCACCGCGCCGCGTGTGCCGCATCCGCCACGTGCACCGCGCGTGGCCGTGGTGCCTAATCCGGTGCCGCCGATTACCTTTCCTGAGGCACTGCCGGTCTCTGGGCGGCGCGACGAGATCGCGCAGGCGATTGCGCAGCACCAGGTGGTGATCGTGTGCGGCGAAACCGGCTCAGGTAAAACCACGCAGTTGCCGAAGATCTGTCTCGCGCTCGGGCGCGGGCTGGGTGCGGGTGGCACCGGGCTGATCGGCCATACCCAGCCGCGCCGTATCGCGGCTTCGGCAACCGGGCGTCGTATCGCAGAAGAACTGGGAACGCCGTTTGGCGAGGTGGTCGGCTACAAGGTGCGCTTTACCGACAACCTGGCAGCGGGTGCCTCGGTCAAGCTGATGACAGATGGCATCTTGCTCGCCGAAACTCAAACGGACCCCCTGCTGCGCGCCTATGACACGCTCATCATCGACGAAGCCCACGAGCGCAGTCTCAACATTGATTTTCTGCTGGGCTATCTGCGGGAAATTCTGTCTAAGCGACCCGATCTGAAACTGATCGTCACCTCCGCGACGATTGATGCCGAGCGTTTTGCCCAGCACTTTTCCCAGGCGGGTAAGCCCGCTCCGGTGATCGAAGTCAGCGGGCGTTTGTATCCAGTGGAAATCCGCTATCGCCCGGTGGTGGAAGATAGCCCAGCCGTGAAGGCTGCCGAGGGTTCCGCGTCGCGCGACCGGGCCCGGCCCGCGCAGCGCGCGCCGGGCAAAGACCGTGACTTGATGGAAGCGATTGTCGATGCGGTGGATGAGCTGTGCCGGGTGGGCCCGGGCGATGTACTAGTGTTCTTGCCCGGTGAGCGGGAAATTCGTGACGCAGCTGAAGCGCTGCGCAAGCATCATCCGGCGCATACGGAGATCCTGCCGCTCTTTGCCCGCTTGTCGGCGGCTGACCAGGAGCGCGTGTTCCGGGCCTCGAATGCGCGCCGCATCGTGCTGGCGACTAACGTCGCTGAAACCTCGCTGACGGTGCCAGGCATCCGTTATGTGGTGGATACCGGGCTGGCACGGGTCAAGCGTTACTCGTATCGCAACAAGGTGGAGCAACTGCAGGTCGAGCCGATTGCCCAGGCGGCGGCAAACCAGCGCGCGGGCCGTTGCGGCCGGGTGGCGGATGGGGTGTGCATCCGGCTGTATGAAGAGAATGATTTTCAGGCGCGGGCGCGCTTTGCCGATCCGGAAATTTTGCGCTCGTCGCTGGCGGCGGTGATTTTGCGCATGAAGTCGCTCCATCTGAGCGCAATCGAAACCTTTCCCTTTATTGAGCCGCCTCCTGGCCGGGCGATTGCCGACGGCTATCAGTTGCTCAATGAACTCGGCGCGATGGATGACAGCAACGCGCTCACGCCGCTCGGGCGTGAGCTGGCGCGCCTGCCGCTGGACCCTCGCGTTGGGCGGATGATTCTCGCCGCGCGCGATCAGCAAGCGCTGCGCGAAGTGCTGATCATTGCGAGCGCGCTGTCGGTCCAGGACCCGCGCGACCGGCCCGTCGAGGCTCAGGAGCAAGCCGATCAGGCGCATCGCCGTTTTGCCGACGAGCGTTCAGAGTTCCTGCAATGGCTGAAGATCTGGGCATGGTTCGACGAAGCGATTGCGCATAAGAAATCCAACCGCCAACTGGGCGAAGCCTGCCGCGCGAACTTCCTGTCCCAGCTGCGTTTGCGCGAATGGCGTGATGTGCATGCGCAATTGCTGACGGTGGTGCGCGAGCATGGCTGGCGGCTGAACGATACCGAAGCGACCTTCGAGCAGATTCACCTGGCGCTGTTGACGGGGCTGCTGGGCAATATCGGTTTAAAGGCGGATGACGAGCCGTATTACCTCGGCGCTCGTGGCATCAAGTTTTATCTCTGGCCCGGCTCGGCGCTGGTGAAAAAAGCCGGGCGCTGGGTGATCGCGGCGGAGCTGGTCGAGACCAGCCGCCTGTATGCGCGCTGCCTCGCCAAAATCGAACCGGAATGGCTTGAGCGGGTGGGCGGGCATTTGCTCAAAAAATCGCTGTCCGAGCCGCACTGGGAAAAGCGCGCGGCGCAGGTGTCGGCGTATGAGCGGGCGGTGCTGCACGGCTTGCCGGTGTATCACCGGCGGCGTGTCAGTTTTGGCCGCCAGGACCCGGTGCGGGCGCGCGAGCTGTTTATTCGCGGGGCGCTAGTGGAGGGCGAATTCGACACGAAACTGCCGTTCTTCGCGCATAACCGCAAGCTGCTAGCCGAGATCGAGCAGCTTGAACACAAGTCGCGGCGTCAGGATGTGCTGGTCGACGATGAATTGATCTTCGCTTTTTATGACCAGGCATTGCCGCCAGGGATCTATACCGGCGCAGCGTTCGAGCGCTGGTACCGGGATGAAATAGTGAAGAGTGGGCAGCCGGAGGGGCGTTCGCGTTTGCTGTTTTTGTCGCGTGATGACTTGATGCGGCACGAGGCCGCCGGGGTGACCACCGATCTCTTTCCGAAGCGCATGACGATGGCGGGCGTCGAGATGGGGCTGACCTATCACTTCGAGCCAGGCTCGCCGCGCGATGGCGTCACGCTGGCCGTGCCGCTGTATGCGCTCAACCAGGTCGATACCCGGCGTTGCGAGTGGCTGGTCACCGGCATGCTGAAAGAAAAGACCCAATTGCTGCTGAAGTCGCTGCCGCAAAAACTGCGACGCCACTGCGTGCCGTTGCCGGAGTATGCCGCGGGCTTTGTCGAGCGCATGGGCGGGGCGCGGTTTGGCGCGGGTGGCTTGCTCGAAACCTTGATCGCCGATATCCGCGAGCAGACCCAGGTCGCGCTGAAATCATCGGACTTCAAGCTGGAAACACTGCCCGCGCACTTGTTCATGAACTTCAAGGTGATTGACGAGCATGGCCGGCAACTGGCGATGGGCCGCAATCTGGCGCAACTGCGCGCAGAGCTGGGCGGCCAGGCGCAGCAGCATTTCCAGAAAATAACCACCGGCGCGGCGGGCCTGGCACTCGCCGATGCGGCGCTGGTGCTGCGGCCTGGCGAAAGCGTGGCGGGCGGCATGGCGGGCACGGCAGGCAAGGGTGGTGTGCCGGTGACGGCCGGGCCGGGGCGGCGTCAGTCTGAGCCGAAAACCATCGCGCCAGCCGCGACGGGCGAGCCCTCAACTGCGCTTTACGAAAAGCTCACGACGTGGAGTTTTGGCAAGTTGCCGGAGCTGCTGGAAATTCGCCGTGGCGGCCAGACGCTCTATGGTTATCCGGCGCTAGTGGATCGGGGGGCGCATTGCGACGTCGAGGTGTTTGATTCGCCCGATGAAGCGGCGCGGATTCACCGTGCCGGGTTGCGCCGGCTGTTTGCGTTGCAACTGAAAGAGCCGATCCGCTACCTGGAAAAAAACTTGCCCGGGCTGCGCGAAATGGCGTTGCAGTTCATGCCGCGCGCCAGCCAGGAAGAACTGCGTGACCAACTGGTGGATACCGCGCTGGATCGGGCCTGCTTGCAGGCACCGTTGCCTGACGATGACGCCAGCTTTGCCCTGCGCCGTGACGAAGGGCGTAGCCGTTTGACCTTGCTGGCGCAGGAAATTGCCCGGCTGGGCGGACAGATTCTCAACGAATACGCCGCGCTAGGGAAAAAGCTGGTTCAGGCCAAGCCCTATGCCGCAGCGCATGCGGATTTGCAAAATCAACTGGATGGGTTGCTGGGTAAGCGCTTCATCATCGACACGCCGTATGCGCAGCTGGCGCATTTCCCGCGCTATCTGAAGGGCATTGCGCTTCGTATCGACAAGCTGAAAGCTGATCCTGCCCGCGATGCTCGCCAGTTCGCCGAGTTTCAGCCGCTGCTGCAGCAGTATCAGCGCGCGCTGGCGCAGCGCGGTGGGGTGCTGGATGCCCGTCTGGGGGAGTTTCGCTGGCTACTGGAAGAACTGCGGATCTCGCTCTTCGCTCAAGAGTTGCGCACGCCGATGCCGGTGTCGGTCAAGCGGATGCACAAGGTGTGGGAGTCGATGCAGCGTTGA
- the argA gene encoding amino-acid N-acetyltransferase, producing MNSQSDILPAPPGVPASTGATDTGLPHAQFVNWMRSVAPYIHAFRNKTFVVGFGGEVVHQGLLNALVSDIALLQAMGIQIVLVHGSRPQVEEQMSLHGVESEFSHGMRITDARALESAKEAAGEVRLDIEAAISQGLPNTPMAHAHISVVSGNFVTARPVGILDGVDFAHTGLVRKIDADSIRHSLASRKLVLLSPLGFSPTGEAFNLAMEDVASAAAIALRADKIVFLTETAGLMDEAGELIRELSLDDAYRLHESGEVQGDAGFYLKHSIRACRGGVARAHILPYALDGSLLLELFLHDGVGTMISYENLESLREATPDDVGGILTLIEPLESDGTLVRRGRHQIERDIDHFSVIEHDAVLFGCAALYPYPQERIGEMACLTVAPEAQGSGDGERLLKRIEQRARARGLTRIFVLTTRTEHWFLKRGFVKVTVDDLPEDRRRLYNWQRKSLVLMKHL from the coding sequence ATGAATTCCCAATCCGACATTCTTCCCGCGCCGCCCGGCGTGCCAGCTAGCACTGGCGCTACTGACACGGGCTTGCCGCATGCGCAGTTCGTCAACTGGATGCGCTCCGTTGCACCTTATATCCACGCATTTCGCAACAAAACCTTTGTGGTTGGTTTTGGCGGCGAAGTCGTGCACCAAGGCTTGCTCAACGCCCTCGTCTCAGACATCGCGCTACTGCAGGCGATGGGCATCCAGATCGTGCTGGTGCATGGCTCCCGGCCACAGGTCGAAGAGCAGATGAGCCTGCATGGTGTGGAGTCCGAGTTTTCACACGGCATGCGTATTACCGACGCCCGCGCGCTCGAATCCGCCAAAGAAGCGGCTGGCGAAGTCCGGCTCGACATCGAAGCAGCGATTAGTCAGGGCTTACCGAATACACCGATGGCACATGCCCACATCAGCGTGGTATCGGGCAATTTCGTCACGGCGCGGCCGGTTGGCATTCTGGATGGCGTCGATTTCGCCCACACCGGTCTGGTCCGCAAGATTGACGCGGATTCCATCCGCCATTCGCTAGCCAGCCGCAAGCTGGTCTTGCTCTCACCACTAGGTTTCTCGCCAACTGGCGAAGCCTTCAATCTGGCGATGGAAGACGTCGCCTCAGCCGCCGCCATCGCGTTGCGCGCCGACAAAATCGTATTTTTGACAGAAACCGCCGGGCTGATGGATGAAGCAGGCGAGCTGATCCGCGAGCTCTCGCTGGACGACGCCTACCGGCTGCACGAAAGCGGTGAAGTACAAGGCGACGCCGGGTTCTACCTGAAGCATTCGATCCGCGCTTGCCGGGGTGGCGTAGCGCGCGCGCATATCCTGCCCTACGCGCTAGATGGCAGCTTGCTGCTTGAGCTGTTCCTGCACGATGGCGTGGGTACGATGATTTCCTACGAAAACCTGGAAAGCCTGCGTGAAGCCACCCCAGATGATGTGGGCGGCATCCTGACACTGATTGAGCCCCTCGAATCCGATGGCACCCTGGTACGGCGTGGCCGCCACCAGATCGAGCGCGATATTGATCATTTCTCGGTAATCGAACACGATGCCGTGCTGTTCGGCTGTGCCGCGCTTTACCCCTATCCACAGGAACGCATCGGCGAGATGGCCTGCCTCACGGTGGCCCCCGAAGCTCAAGGCTCAGGCGACGGTGAACGGCTCCTCAAACGCATCGAACAACGCGCGCGTGCGCGCGGCCTGACACGTATTTTTGTGCTGACCACCCGCACCGAGCACTGGTTCCTGAAACGGGGCTTCGTCAAGGTGACGGTGGACGATCTTCCAGAAGACCGCCGCCGGCTCTATAACTGGCAACGCAAATCGCTTGTCCTGATGAAACATCTTTGA
- a CDS encoding competence/damage-inducible protein A — protein MAVGVIIIGDEILSGRRADKHLPKVIELLKARGLALEWAEYIGDDPVRITATLQRTFASGDIVFSTGGIGATPDDQTRQCAAAALGVPLELHPEAAVLIRQRISEMHPASAAEPVDFTSIENLHRLNMGVFPRGASIIPNGYNKIPGFSVAGHHFVPGFPVMAWPMIEWVLDTHYAHLHHATPHAEKSLLVFELPESTLTPLMEQIERDFAGVRVFSLPSVGDAQRGEIYARRHIDLGVKGEPEAVAAAFVKLREGVHALGGDIVEPEHPGKP, from the coding sequence ATGGCAGTCGGGGTGATCATCATTGGCGATGAGATTTTGTCGGGCAGGCGGGCTGACAAACATTTGCCGAAAGTTATCGAATTGCTGAAGGCGCGCGGACTGGCGCTTGAGTGGGCCGAATATATCGGTGACGATCCGGTGCGTATTACCGCGACATTGCAGCGCACGTTTGCCTCGGGCGATATCGTGTTTTCAACCGGTGGCATTGGTGCGACGCCGGACGATCAAACCCGGCAATGCGCGGCTGCGGCGCTAGGTGTGCCGCTTGAACTTCATCCAGAGGCCGCCGTGCTGATTCGGCAGAGGATCAGCGAGATGCATCCGGCCTCTGCGGCCGAGCCCGTGGATTTCACCTCGATCGAAAACCTGCATCGGCTGAATATGGGTGTCTTTCCGCGAGGCGCGTCGATTATTCCGAATGGCTATAACAAGATTCCGGGGTTCTCGGTGGCGGGGCATCACTTTGTGCCGGGATTTCCAGTGATGGCCTGGCCGATGATCGAATGGGTGCTGGATACGCATTACGCGCATTTGCATCACGCCACGCCGCATGCCGAAAAATCGCTGCTGGTGTTCGAGCTGCCTGAATCGACACTGACGCCGTTAATGGAACAAATCGAGCGTGATTTTGCCGGGGTGCGGGTGTTTAGTCTGCCGAGCGTGGGGGATGCGCAGCGCGGTGAGATTTACGCGCGGCGGCATATTGATCTTGGCGTGAAAGGCGAGCCGGAAGCCGTCGCGGCTGCTTTTGTCAAATTACGCGAGGGTGTGCATGCGCTGGGCGGCGATATCGTCGAGCCGGAGCACCCGGGCAAGCCGTGA
- a CDS encoding beta-propeller fold lactonase family protein, whose amino-acid sequence MRISFVSACVSTLIAITVTGFSAPLAHADNVIVLNSAEATLSLIDQATREVVGTVPTGKEPHHLMATPDNSSLIVANSISDNLMFVDPKTGKVQRWLENIEDPYQLGFSPDRKWLVTAGLRLDRVDIYRYDGRNPTLVARVPLAVMPSHLAFSRDSKTVFVTLQVSGELAAIDLPSQTVKWKMKVGKVPAGLWMTPEEKYLLIGMTGADYVAVVDWKNQKVVKTIPTGKGAHNFRSLVDGRHVAVSNRVASTISIIDEENLTNAGDITGLLPGPDDMELSADKRYLWVTFRFAKRVGIIDLNTRKLIQTIAVGRSPHGIYFFDRAPVTAPNGA is encoded by the coding sequence ATGCGCATTTCTTTTGTTTCTGCCTGTGTCAGTACGCTGATCGCTATTACTGTCACGGGTTTTTCCGCTCCACTGGCCCACGCGGACAACGTGATTGTGCTCAATTCCGCTGAAGCTACGCTGAGCCTGATCGACCAGGCGACGCGCGAGGTGGTCGGTACCGTGCCGACGGGCAAGGAGCCGCATCACCTGATGGCAACGCCGGACAATTCCTCGCTGATCGTCGCTAACTCGATATCAGACAACCTGATGTTCGTCGATCCGAAAACCGGCAAAGTGCAACGCTGGCTCGAAAACATCGAAGATCCGTATCAACTGGGCTTCTCGCCCGACCGTAAATGGCTCGTGACAGCCGGTCTGCGTCTTGATCGCGTCGATATCTACCGCTATGACGGACGCAATCCGACCTTGGTCGCGCGTGTGCCGCTGGCCGTGATGCCAAGCCATCTGGCGTTCAGCCGGGACAGCAAAACAGTTTTTGTCACGCTGCAGGTGTCAGGCGAGCTGGCAGCGATTGATCTGCCGAGCCAGACGGTCAAATGGAAGATGAAGGTCGGTAAGGTGCCCGCTGGGCTGTGGATGACCCCGGAGGAAAAATATCTGCTGATCGGCATGACCGGTGCAGATTACGTCGCGGTGGTGGACTGGAAAAACCAGAAAGTCGTCAAGACGATTCCCACCGGCAAGGGCGCGCACAACTTCCGCTCGCTGGTGGATGGCCGTCATGTGGCGGTGTCCAATCGAGTCGCCAGCACGATCAGCATCATCGACGAAGAAAATCTCACGAATGCCGGCGATATCACGGGTTTGCTGCCAGGCCCGGACGATATGGAACTGTCGGCGGACAAGCGTTATCTGTGGGTGACTTTCCGCTTTGCCAAACGGGTGGGCATTATCGACCTGAACACGCGCAAGCTGATCCAGACGATTGCCGTGGGACGCTCGCCGCACGGCATTTACTTCTTTGACCGCGCACCCGTTACCGCTCCTAACGGAGCCTGA